The genomic window TGCTTAGATAATCCGAGAATATCAGTGAAAGTTACAACTTCCATGTTTGTATGAGATTCAAGAATAAATTTGTACAATTATTTTCACTGATAATATGTTTATAACCTTGCTGCAACCACGTATTTGTTATTTGCAGTTAACACAAAATGTAAtgtccacaaaaaaaataaaagtcaatGTTTACAATTCACGTTTTCGCAACAAAACACATTTCAGTTAACAGTTAAAAACAAGGAGACTGAATCCATGATTAAACCgaaccatagagtaaataaagtaacCGAACGACTCAGTTGACTATCGGCAAAGACTACTATCGGTAACTATTTACAAATTTACCATTTGCAACCAGTTGCAACCTGCTTGCAACCGTTAGTGGTCTTTTCACATGTTTGTTGAATGATTATGATAAAACCAGACTTGCCTCTAATTGATAACTTAAATCATTTAAacaaaactttattatttaataaaataattatgcgaGAAGCGTTCCtgcatataaaataaattgaaaacaattttatttctttggttttagCAGTACACATTTCTTGGTGTACGCTCTTTGGTTCTAAATAAAGATGCGGTaagtttgtttttattgaagcttAGGCTGTCACGGGGGGAGAGGAATTTTTCTACCGGGGTGGGAGGTATTTGCTGTATGTGTGATCAGTGTGCAATTGTATTGTGTGTCATTTCCTGTTGTTGGGTGTGTCTGCATAAAATCTGATTCTGTAACAAATAAAATGGGCCTGAAAAAGTTTCAAATTGTTTTTGACAACCCTTATGCTACATATTTTAGTGATCAGCAGGTCAGTGGAAGATTAATAATTTCTGTAGATTCCCCGAAGAAAATTCGCGGTGagtgtattctttaatttatttcaaaattaattttaatttttctaacaatTTTTCGAGAATAATGAGGATTAACTCATTAAGCACGTTCTTAAAGTAACATAATCATTTAAAACTTACCGTAATGGAAGTCTGGTGTAGCCGGTTTAGCACAAATTCTTCTGTATCTGTACCTTTAACCTTTTCCCCCCATAATTTAGTTCTTACTAAGGTGTACCTGGAAAACCGTGGGAGTtacctttatttttgtttattagttCGTAGAGATATGTTTATTTCTACCTTTTCCCACCACTTTTAATTTGTAAATCTGTGTCACTGCTTCCCAAAGCACAAGCAAAGTGAAAATGGAGCCTGCTGTATTTTAGTACTTgtttaaagtaatttaataatactatttaaggtaattgttccgtatcacctATCCAAGGTATCCCATCATCCTGATGGTATAATCCTGTATACTTGATCCTGTGCTACATGTATTTCAACGGATCCTGGCCAAAAAAAAACGattatcacaatacaaacaaattatgttagGGACATGTGAAATTTCTTTTcatttgtatttaacttaaaattatattttattgttatatcacaaATTTTTGTATGACCAGGATTTTCAATATACTAAATTAAAacggcaagcatcatgtacctaccacaggatcaagtgtacataatcatgccatcaggataaaGGGATAAACTTGTAtatgtgatatggaacttttGGCCAAATTACATAGCAGAAATGTATGGTTGTTCTACACATGCTCCAGTAAAGGGcaccacacacgatcagtccaaactgacagtttagACTTTATAGTCGGAACTGAACAGCcagaactgccgtgtgtgtgcaAGGACGTTGGACTGAACAGtttgaactgatggactgacggactgataactttccatcaaatcggactgtgggctcgaaAGCCCACAGTCAGAACTGCCGTGTGGGGGTATAGACATTccgtcagtccaaactgtcagtccaagcAATCAGTCCATTTAATCAACAGCTGAGCTTCGTAGCAGACGTCTTTGTTTGCTTTAGTTCTAGGTTTATGTCATAGAAAAGAGAGAGATATAGTTTGTGTTTATTGTGAAATAGATTTATTTCTCTGAAAAGGCTTCCTGGTCGAaagattttcttgctaattttatagaGTTGTGGcatgaaaatgaatgtttgtggaaCATCAAAAGTAAAGATTaccacaacaacattaaaaagaatacataaccacaagactgatcgtgtgtggggaaagcttcagttcagtccaaactgtcagttcagacTGTTCAGTCCGAACTGAGCgcatggactgatcgtgtgtgcagagagcCTCAGTTCATTCCAAACTGTAAGTTCCgactgaacagtccgaactgatggTTTGGACTGACGTGTGTGGGAGCCTTAAGCATATTATCCAGATCTACCATAACAAGGTGAAAAAACAGGAGAAATTCATGAGTGCCCTTTTGTATGAAATAATTGAAGACTAGTCAAACTGAAAACCTCCATATTCAGGGTTTTTAATCATTTGTGGGAGTAGTATTTTTAGTGCAATACCATAGCAATTTTGATAACCACCAACATGATGGTGCTAACATAATTTACATTACCTACCTATATTCTTGCGGGACAAGTACAGGAATTCTGAGGTTTTGGGCGGGGAACATTTACACACTTGTTTTGCACAAATTAAGTTTCTTTATGAAACTAACTTTCTAGTATCATAATTTGTAGTACAGCCCTACTTCTAGTATAGAACATGATACTGAATTCATATTACCTACATattgtactagctgcagtactcgccattgcctgggctgaacacagggtgatataatGTCTGTgagttaaggcgattggtgcatggaaaatattacgacaaaactaatttaactgtacatatttgtttttgatgcttctttttaagacataatatacctaggatatttttaataaacttttttttactgagttatgtcattttaaatgcattaatttttattccaagccagaattatttagaaaacacataattatgttaaacttaagtatagttcaagaaacgagtgtacgaataggtttctgcacatataaaagtaagaagaaaaaattttcatcgtcaaaatgacagtttaatattgacaatttccattgatcactgctggactacttcagcagcgatttaaagaataaatttaaatgaaaatgaaaacataattggcagaacactattgagttatgtatatattttcatatcctatTGTTTTTGATACAATCCGACTCAAAACATTCCCTCTGAAGTGaaagttctagtgctgcgtgtaaaactctcgccgccgggaagaatgtccccgcgacgtggcgctgagggcgccgcttgtcggaaccaggtagtccggcggagctccggccggcgggctgcagcctgcgggtggggagggggaagaatggggtgtagagggatgacgagagaggagaccgaagaaacggtctgtcaaggtcgcgctcatggagctaatatacagtaatacatctggagaggacaagggaagacaAGCAGAGGATGCGaagtgaagccgggtatcggcttcctacgttgaaagaaaatgaaaaagacccaaacacgcctcgcgcggccgaagaatcttccaaactaaactcgcaacagctccgaaactatcaaaacaatcaaactaaaaattttactggagtatctataaacatttttccccacatcgctttaatatttttttcgaaacatgaatgctttcatttttaaaaattaaatacttatttactgccaaaattttttgtgattacgcagagtaaattacaacattgaggaaaaatttttgtttgcaattgtaagtgggggacactagcgtatgaaataaggaagaagcctcaaattttatttacatactcCTTTTggcgcattcaaccccatacttttatttttacagagagttgaagtgggaataatgtttcagtgggtaacactaccgacatatgtcttcggaacgcacttctttttgttattatacatctcaaaatttataatttcatacacaacgtttataaaaacgaattctttcttacctcatttaatctattacaaacctcttgtaatatacgtgtattagtagaagaacaaacgtaacatgcaaaccttaggtaaacactggtagagaattgtttggaataactgtaatgctatgcatatactgacaatgtaagaaacttccaattttattaattgtttgcataagaattaataattttaaaaaaaatcatagaataggcctttatagactgaaaacctttcacgtagtttcaagttgcgtacataaaagttttttaatatatataattaccaaatattgttgaatatatttaacatttttatacatgttacaacacacatataataacaaacctatatagtatataaaaagacaaacgccaaattttagaattttgtatttcttttctctgtgtgaataaaataacagttcttaacgtagttgctaatactgtactatatttctaaaaaaaaattacgaaaacccctgacatcgtcaccataacaatgataaatttgcaaaataattaaggcacattttttaatgctacgaagcacactcttaagagaaatgttttaaacttatgttgggatgtaactaatatcttaaaagcattctgaaaccgttactttgagggaaaccttaatataccgaacaccataccatcctttaatcgagtacgattttcgcttcttaagacccatttgtcttcaaaatgcactgtactgtgtaagtaataaatcagtcttaaaatcagttaattattttatcttcctattttgtattctaattgaaataaatatcagataagcatgtgttacttgtatcacgacatcaaggtattatttatcagtaattaatatttcattttatttttttgttaactaatgtgcatagggcagtgcactagacatcactacctgtgtgtagtgttgcgttacactttttaacgcattagagtttacataaaatgataaattcaaaatttcgtttaaaagtataaatatcagcgatcaatttaattaatgtccagtataactcagtcagtaaaacattcggaaatatgtataggacctgttaacctaaatatttgttaacagttaaactgaactaagatgtgttagagtggttttttctctgtccgtatattagaggtatggaacatcaataaatatagtttaaaaaactaaagaaacatgcttttaaagattatcaaactaaaaagttaaaaataattttaaaatttaatttatgacaatagtatataagcaatactagtataaatgagaaaaaaaacttgaggcgctttgtgccatattttttgtatattaagcgccccatgcttttttctcatttatactagtattgcttatatactattgtcataaattaaattttaaaattatttttaactttttagtttgataatctttaaaagcatgtttctttagtttttttaactatatttatttttaactttttagtttgatattctttaaaagcatgtttttttagttttttaaactatatttatgtataattatcatagggaaatgagttaccgaaactacctattaccatctgagataactatttggagttgcaacgtcacaaagaaatggtaaagtctctccgaatcatttacagttagatgtatggatataatcttagaatttaccaggaaaaaaaaaaaaaaaaaacatttttttttccggcgtggctgggagtagaacccacgatcgctgaatacaaaagctgacgtctcagaagttgccttagaccgctcggctaatgaacgtgatgaaattggtgggacattttacactgatgagccactcactcttagtcgaaagagttacagacggacagacaaacaaacatacaggtgaagctaatataaagcatgcaataaaatacgcatctgtctaccatttactttaaatacagaattataaactacatattgtgaaaacattctgcagcagtttttgctgaacggaaaaacacggatgagaagacagacaaaatgtgtttggtaagtgatttttcgtcaaatgaaatggaacaggacagtgcttatcagaatgaaattacagaactacttttgtgcaaggaaatgtattttacaaagacatttcaagagaaatcacctttaaatgaaatagatcttgctgacatggaagaaatagtcttagatttagaggccaggtccctttcaagtgacgaaatttctcttgaagggctgaaatatgtttctggctatatagctcattgtttcagaaataaatatcctgaccttggccctacggatttcaattcggaggacgatagctggatacatttacaatcaaagggtaacttaaaatgtcccacttatgaatttttggaattaataaagatcgctgaaatgtgttttgataatgttcatggcaacaatttgtgcaaaaaagggcggatttttgaatcactgactaaaattatttgcggaactactgaaaataaatatccagaataagttatatactgttttgtcaggacaagaacgtatatgcgtatcaagtatttgaacatgaaatattttaacgaacaagaccaaaaatgcaaagaaagaaataagatgaggaaaactaccctctaagatttttcagtgtgatagtgtccactttccttcaccataatatgtatgttcataatttatttacgatgttttttaattactatatttaagaaaagcatttattgtgaatatcgcagcaattatgtagggcttaaggtatttattgtattccaaatattgagtatgccatttttattgcctttattaaaaataatatatatgttaacaatgtaacaaaattgcgatatttttgtattgctattgcaatttcgtttcttgtaaacattattgtagactttttcatattgaaattaaatttgctatagggttgtttgtattttaattttacagttataagattttttatatgttgtttactgtttacaaacatttgaaaaatatttccttaaccatatttcaatttccatggcaatagtcttgttagcttttcgggtaactcttctacatggatgataagatggtgcgacatctaaaacatatcacaccacctttacataactataaaactaagaggtgttttctttacataatattaaagcacaatgtttccttgttgcgtaggtgatttagaatttccatttatctagaaaaatgggctttcagaatgttttttaacacacagtgtttcggaaggtttttgaagaaaaaaattgactaccagttttatttttttgcagctgaattcgggcacatgcatgaaatataattcatccgtaggaagcgcaatggtttaaagtattgatgttgaagatttgaaaagatttattgaaatagtgtgagagaacgagtgagttgagtgagaagatgtgcgctctcagccacatgacgtgcgcacttgcgaacaaataaataatccattccgcctctcCATGGCGAaagatgagtgaaagagaaaacctgctaaccccttcccctcctccgggcacgatagaaccgtatcggctgtgtgttagagggagagggagataaaaccttcgaggttctgttaattcctcctgcagggtgtctactgaccggGAAATTCGGGAAATTCGGGAATTGTACATGAGTTTCACAACCCGGGAAAAAAACGGGAATTGTACATGATTTTTGCTTAGtgtacgggaattttttttctttgctcgtGCAATTTTCAAAGTGTTTTCACTTTTAAATATATCTCAATACAGAAGCCTTCGCACAGACCAATAAGATTTATGTCAGTTGCTTGATCAGAAGTCCAAGAACGGACTGATAATTTTAGCTAAAACATACTAGAGACTCGTAATTGCTTTAGCTTCTAATGCACGTCAATCCGTACTTCGGTCCAGAGATGTGAGGGGAATATTAAGAAGAATTTGCTGGCGACACTGTATTTTCTCTCGCTCTGTTTTTCATTTCGTCAGTAGTTTCAACGTCTCTAGTAATTCACTTTGTTGTTTACCTACCTAATCAGGGCTTACTGcgtaataatttacttttttttctctttaaggaTGCcttagttttatgttgcgtgtgtTTACCTAATCAGTGCTTACTACGTAATAATTTACGTTTTTTTCTCTTTAAGGATGCcttagttttatgttgcgtgtgtTGTTTACCTAATCAGTGCTTACTGCGTAATATTGTACGTTTTTTATTCTTTGAGGATGCCTTAGTTTTATATTGCGTGTTTTTTGAAGCGGATTTGAAACGTGAGTACcatcattattatttattgatctCGTTTACACCCGCTCCTTGAGTAACGTTGTTCAATTTCTGCTGTTTTTAAGTAACGACGTCTGTTATTTACAGCATAATTTGAAGTAGCGCCCTTTTGTCTTCTTTCATTTATGTGAAATTTTATTGTATCCGTTTAATGGCAATGTTATTCGCGTAAGATTAATTCAATGCAACGAATTAATAGTGTGATGAAAAACAAACGCTATTTTGCTTTCCTTAATAACTTTTCGCGTCTTTCAGAGTTTATGGTCTTAAGCATATTTCAGATATATTTCTATAGTTTGCATTATGTAGAAATATCTCCGATGACCGAGTTTTCAGCCACTGTTTGTATTACATTTGGCATGTCAGCAGCTGCTCTGGTGAGCAAAGCCAGAATCTTCCAGGGCTAGTTTAACTTCAGTCATTAGGATTCTCTAGTGGCTAGTTACAAACAAATTGTTCTAGTAAACAACAGTCGGGAATTACGTTAACTGATTAAATAatctaaataataatataaagtgTTTAGTTTATGCTTTGTTAAAGCATACTGGAGGTTAAATGTATTTCCTCCATTATAACATACGCGATAgtatcttgattaaaatggtgttAGGCAAGcatgattggaaaacaaattattttcattgacTAACacacttatggaaaaaaaatatatttgactagCGCTCTGTTTTTCACTAACCAATTATGAAATTACTATAGGGGCGGGTGTAGCTACTTTAAATATTAGTGTCTTACAAAGTATTATATGGCCTGTATAAATTCTTATATCCTATTTTACTTGCATTTATAAATACTCCTAATGTTAACTGTCTTcaaaatttacccttttttcatttttatgtttttgtagaTACGTGATTCCTTTATACTTGCCTCAATGGCTAGGCGTATTCGaggaagaaattcatttcaaCCACAATGGAAGGAAGAATTTCCATGGCTGCAAGAAGTCGATGGAAGCAATCATTCTGCCAGGTGTTCAGTCTGTAGAACTATTTTCTCGGTTGAGTCCATGGGAAGAACAGCTGTTGTCAGTCACTCAAGTGGTAACAAACACAAACTTAGATTAAGTAGCTCTGAGAAGTCCACCTCTCTTGACACGTGGACTACAAAAGCCGGTTCAGTTCATGTGGCAACTGCAGTAGCAAATGCTGTAGCTGAAGCTTCCTCTGTGTCTTCACTATCGAAGCTCCCTTCATTAGGTTTGGGCTCTACTGTTGCTAGCAGTTGTGAAGTTTCACAGGTAGGGCACCAAGTAAAACAGCATACTGTATCAACCAACCGTGGTTTAAGtagttatcttaaaagagatgaAGTCACACGTGCTGAAACATTGTGGTGCCTCCAAACAGTCATGAACCACGATTCCCTCAGAGGAGCTGCTAGTAGTGTTAGCCTCTTCAAAAGAATGTTTCCGGACGATTATATTGCTAACAGCATGCAACTTCAAAAAGATAAGATTTCCTATGTTATAGTATATGGTCTATCTCCTTACTTCCATAGTGAACTTAAAACTCGCATTAACAGTTGTGACTTTTTTAGCTTGGGTTTTGACGAAAGCATGAATAAAGTAGCACAAAAGCAACAAATGGATTTGTCTGCAAGATTCTGGGACATTTCACAAAACAGAGTATGTTCTCGTTATGTAACATCAGTGTTCCTGCATCACACCACTGCTGAAGATCTTCTTAAAGCTATAAAAGCAGGCCTAGAAGATTTGGATTTTTTGAAGATCATTCAATTGTCGATGGATGGTCCTaatgtaaatttcaaattattGAAACTTTTGGCTGAAGATACCCGATCTTTTCCAGATGCTCCACAATTTCTTGACATTGGATCTTGTGGACTGCACACTGTTCATAATGCATTTAAGACTGGTATCAAGAAGACTTGTTGGGACATAATGGAGTTCTTCAGAGCTTTATACTATTTGTTCAAAGAGGCTCCGGGTCGACGAGGCGACTATACACAGGCCTCTGGATCTAATGTGTTTCCTCTGAAGGTATGCTCAATCCGCTGGGTTGAGAATGGAAGAGTAGCAAAAAGAGCTAGGGAAATGTTGCCACATGTTGACAAATACATAAGTTCAGTTAAAGGCACAGCCAAGGAACCAACATGCCGTAGTTTTTCAACAGTTTCAAAGGCAATTAAAGATAATCTTCTTACAGCTAAAATAGCTTTTTTTGAGGGACTGGCTGAAAATGTGGAGGAATTCTTAAAGGAATTCCAATGTGATGCTCCAATGGCACCATTCCTCTATG from Bacillus rossius redtenbacheri isolate Brsri chromosome 1, Brsri_v3, whole genome shotgun sequence includes these protein-coding regions:
- the LOC134536876 gene encoding uncharacterized protein LOC134536876 encodes the protein MARRIRGRNSFQPQWKEEFPWLQEVDGSNHSARCSVCRTIFSVESMGRTAVVSHSSGNKHKLRLSSSEKSTSLDTWTTKAGSVHVATAVANAVAEASSVSSLSKLPSLGLGSTVASSCEVSQVGHQVKQHTVSTNRGLSSYLKRDEVTRAETLWCLQTVMNHDSLRGAASSVSLFKRMFPDDYIANSMQLQKDKISYVIVYGLSPYFHSELKTRINSCDFFSLGFDESMNKVAQKQQMDLSARFWDISQNRVCSRYVTSVFLHHTTAEDLLKAIKAGLEDLDFLKIIQLSMDGPNVNFKLLKLLAEDTRSFPDAPQFLDIGSCGLHTVHNAFKTGIKKTCWDIMEFFRALYYLFKEAPGRRGDYTQASGSNVFPLKVCSIRWVENGRVAKRAREMLPHVDKYISSVKGTAKEPTCRSFSTVSKAIKDNLLTAKIAFFEGLAENVEEFLKEFQCDAPMAPFLYDALTVLVKHAMTKIVKKNVLESTSLQKIDVLKQNESNSFICLKDIKNVDLGYGTRLALGKCKNVSEKDILLFRKDCRTALQHFVVKLMQKSPLKYPLTKALNCLNPCHMSTNADACKQLTSALEIVLKANLFSATTIERADREYKVLCSQPLVMEDLKTYSRSETRLDAFWMKLIDGKKEYENLVPVVKLLLTVSHGNAPLERGFSVNKEILVENMKETSVIAQRRIYDHVTYEGGLMKLDITKPMILSVRNAHCRYTEALNEQRQANADAMKLSEANKRAAAELRELKEKKRKLIEDAEREVSIINERVKELQK